A genomic region of Manihot esculenta cultivar AM560-2 chromosome 15, M.esculenta_v8, whole genome shotgun sequence contains the following coding sequences:
- the LOC110602306 gene encoding divinyl chlorophyllide a 8-vinyl-reductase, chloroplastic — protein MSLCFSSNMFTLHSPKFQSYKTRFSSQFINQIQVPSLSCYLSSSPLNLSLPFKFSKQRFNPITASIATVEATQSSFRSKNPKDINILVVGSTGYIGNFVVKELVNRGFNVIAIAREKSGIRGRNSKEETLNQLQGANVCFSDVTNLDSLEKSVNDLGVSIDVVVSCLASRSGGVKDSWKIDYEATKYSLIAGKNHGAQHFVLLSAICVQKPLLEFQRAKLKFEAELMKEAEEDNGFTYSIVRPTAFFKSLGGQVELVKDGKPYVMFGDGKLCACKPISEADLASFIADCVLSEDKVNQVLPIGGPGKALTPLEQGEMLFRLLGKEPNFLKVPIGIMDFAIGILDFLVKIFPSMEDAAEFGKIGRYYAAESMLILDPETGEYSAEKTPSYGKDTLEEFFERVLREGMAGQELGEQTIF, from the coding sequence ATGTCCCTTTGTTTCTCTTCCAATATGTTTACTCTCCATTCACCCAAGTTTCAAAGCTATAAAACTCGCTTCTCTTCTCAGTTCATCAATCAAATCCAGGTACCATCTCTTTCCTGTTATTTATCATCTTCTCCTTTAAATTTATCACTACCCTTTAAGTTTAGTAAACAAAGGTTCAACCCCATCACTGCTTCAATTGCTACCGTTGAAGCAACCCAGTCTTCGTTTAGAAGCAAGAATCCTAAAGATATTAACATTTTGGTGGTGGGTTCTACTGGGTACATTGGAAATTTTGTAGTTAAAGAGTTGGTTAATAGAGGGTTTAATGTTATAGCCATTGCTAGAGAAAAGAGTGGGATTAGAGGTAGAAACAGTAAAGAAGAGACCTTGAATCAGTTGCAGGGAGCCAATGTTTGCTTCTCTGACGTGACCAATTTGGATTCTTTAGAGAAATCAGTGAACGATTTAGGTGTTTCAATAGATGTTGTAGTCTCGTGCCTCGCTAGTCGCAGTGGTGGTGTTAAGGATTCATGGAAGATTGATTATGAGGCAACAAAGTACAGTCTTATTGCTGGAAAGAATCATGGAGCTCAGCATTTTGTATTACTCTCTGCAATTTGTGTGCAAAAGCCCCTTCTTGAATTTCAGCGAGCGAAGCTGAAATTTGAGGCTGAATTGATGAAAGAAGCTGAAGAGGATAATGGATTCACTTACAGCATTGTGCGGCCAACTGCATTCTTCAAGAGCTTAGGGGGCCAGGTCGAGTTGGTTAAAGATGGGAAACCTTATGTGATGTTTGGGGATGGAAAGTTGTGTGCTTGTAAACCGATTAGTGAGGCAGATTTGGCTTCGTTTATTGCAGATTGTGTTTTGAGTGAGGATAAAGTTAATCAGGTTTTGCCAATTGGAGGGCCAGGAAAGGCATTGACACCATTGGAACAAGGGGAAATGCTGTTTAGACTATTGGGAAAGGAACCAAACTTCTTGAAAGTTCCGATTGGGATAATGGATTTCGCTATTGGGATTCTTGATTTCCTTGTTAAGATCTTTCCTTCAATGGAAGACGCAGCCGAGTTTGGCAAAATAGGAAGATATTATGCAGCTGAGAGTATGCTGATATTGGATCCTGAGACTGGAGAGTATAGTGCTGAGAAAACACCAAGTTATGGGAAGGACACACTGGAAGAATTCTTTGAAAGGGTGCTGAGGGAAGGGATGGCTGGTCAAGAATTAGGCGAACAAACAATCTTCTAA
- the LOC110601674 gene encoding uncharacterized protein LOC110601674: MKQASSNIQGFLPLDIALKIASTLEVLDVCALGSCSRFWRELCGSDCVWEFLTRERWPLLTFPNNSSSSDPVIKGWREIYIKMHREMAGKATTVVEFVENCSSSELLEVGDYYKAIEDLCSMQLSFRDVQMFLFKPKLNVLLNLVGLHYCIFCLQVPAGHVMDALLSCKISERQVCVKWWKLGRWIYGFRMRDESHSRMVTLADLLTNKGGLVLGVLRRGAIHEVLRVEICIPNVASTPWSWRSSQQQN, encoded by the exons ATGAAACAAGCATCGAGTAATATACAGGGCTTCCTCCCCCTTGATATTGCCCTGAAAATCGCTTCAACTCTTGAG GTATTGGATGTGTGCGCATTGGGTAGTTGCTCCCGATTTTGGAGGGAGCTATGCGGGTCGGATTGCGTGTGGGAGTTTCTTACCAGAGAGAGATGGCCTTTACTCACTTTTCCCAACAATTCTTCTTCTTCGGATCCTGTCATCAAG GGATGGCGGGAGATTTACATAAAGATGCATAGAGAGATGGCGGGTAAAGCTACCACTGTGGTTGAGTTCGTGGAGAATTGTTCTTCGTCTGAGTTGCTCGAGGTTGGGGATTATTATAAAGCAATTGAAGACTTATGCTCTATGCAGCTTTCATTTAGAGATGTTCAAATGTTTCTTTTCAAACCAAAGCTGAATGTGCTACTTAACTTGGTTGGCTTGCACTACTGCATTTTCTGCCTTCAAGTACCG GCTGGGCATGTCATGGATGCGCTCCTGAGTTGCAAAATTTCAGAGCGACAAGTGTGTGTAAAATGGTGGAAGCTTGGTAGATGGATTTATGGCTTCCGCATGAGAGATGAATCTCATTCTCGTATGGTAACTTTGGCAGATCTTCTAACAAACAAAGGGGGGTTGGTTTTGGGTGTCCTTCGCCGTGGTGCCATTCATGAGGTTTTACGTGTTGAGATCTGCATTCCAAATGTGGCGTCTACTCCATGGTCTTGGCGGAGTTCACAGCAACAAAATTAG
- the LOC110601673 gene encoding uncharacterized protein LOC110601673, whose product MGTISWCRPSLSVGLLTLKIADHYPKLPCPSRSISFPSVSKRLVTGVTLPSSTSSSSSRANPFQVSASSTIGAPNEELEAASSGLIGESDLLIVGPGVLGRLVAEKWRQEYPGSQVYGQTVTTDHHDDLIKLGINPSLKGTKLNHQFPYVIFCAPPSRTSDYPGDVREATLSWNGEGSFLFTSSSAPYDCNDNGPCNEDSPVVPSGRSPRTDVLLKAEKVVLESSGCVLRLAGLYKEDRGAHVYWLKKGTVDVRPDHILNLIHYEDAAALSVAILKKKLRGRIFLGCDNHPLSRQEVMDLVAKSGKFSKKFEGFTGTGDPLGKKLNNMKTREEVGWEPKYPSFADFLGVSD is encoded by the exons ATGGGAACCATTTCTTGGTGCCGCCCATCTCTCTCAGTCGGACTTCTTACCCTTAAGATTGCTGACCATTACCCGAAGCTCCCTTGTCCAAGTCGATCTATCTCATTCCCCTCCGTGTCAAAAAGACTCGTAACCGGAGTAACATTACCATCATcaacatcttcttcttcatcaaggGCCAACCCATTTCAGGTTTCTGCATCCTCTACAATTG GTGCGCCCAACGAGGAATTGGAGGCTGCATCTTCTGGTCTGATCGGAGAGAGTGATCTACTGATTGTCGGCCCAGGTGTCCTTGGTCGCTTAGTGGCTGAGAAGTGGCGCCAG GAATATCCGGGCTCTCAAGTTTATGGGCAGACAGTGACTACAGACCACCATGATGATCTGATAAAACTAGGGATCAATCCATCTTTGAagggaactaaactaaatcatCAGTTCCCTTACGTCATTTTCTGCGCTCCTCCCTCACGAACCTCTGACTATCCTGGTGATGTCAG GGAAGCTACTTTGAGCTGGAATGGAGAAGGTTCTTTCTTGTTTACATCAAGCTCTGCACCATATGATTGCAATGACAATGGACCATGTAATGAG GACTCTCCAGTCGTGCCATCTGGGAGAAGCCCAAGGACAGATGTGCTTCTAAAGGCAGAAAAAGTAGTGCTGGAGAGCAGCGGCTGTGTACTGAGATTGGCAGGACTTTAC AAAGAGGATAGAGGTGCGCACGTTTACTGGCTGAAGAAGGGGACTGTTGACGTTCGTCCAGATCACATCCTGAATCTCATACACTATGAG GATGCAGCAGCCCTCTCTGTTGCAATCTTGAAGAAGAAACTCCGTGGCCGAATTTTCTTGGGCTGTGACAATCATCCGTTATCCAG GCAGGAAGTGATGGATTTGGTTGCTAAAAGTGGGAAATTCAGTAAAAAGTTTGAAGGCTTTACTG GAACGGGTGATCCTTTAGGCAAGAAATTAAACAATATGAAAACTCGAGAGGAAGTAGGATGGGAACCAAAATACCCCAGCTTTGCTGATTTTCTTGGTGTATCTGACTAA
- the LOC110601930 gene encoding probable serine/threonine-protein kinase At1g54610, whose translation MGCVFGKELTPRKADAATGREGRREREEARVERAQEESSQITNGDNRMEKNEVEVEEEEGRVRPRGERRRSSRPNPRFSNPPKHVQGEQVAAGWPSWLSAVAGEAINGWTPRRADTFEKLDKIGQGTYSNVYKARDTMTGKIVALKKVRFDNLEPESVKFMAREILILRRLDHPNVVKLEGLVTSRMSCSLYLVFEYMEHDLAGLAASPNIKFTEPQVKCYMHQLLSGLEHCHNRHVLHRDIKGSNLLIGNDGILRIADFGLASFFDPNHKQPMTSRVVTLWYRPPELLLGATDYGVGVDLWSAGCILAELLAGKPIMPGRTEVEQLHKIFKLCGSPSEEYWKKSKLPHATIFKPQQSYKRCISETFKDFPPSSLPLIETLLAIDPAERQTATAALKSEFFTTKPYACEPSTLPKYPPSKEMDAKLRDEEARRLRAAGKANADGVKKSRPRDRAVKAFPAPEANAELQANLDRRRLITHANAKSKSEKFPPPHQDGTLGYPLGSAHHIDPIFDPPDVPFSSTNFSYSKAPIQTWSGPLVDRSLVGAPRRKKQKDKNSTRVKDKEAM comes from the exons ATGGGTTGCGTCTTTGGGAAAGAACTGACTCCAAGGAAGGCGGATGCGGCGACGGGGAGGGAAGGAAGAAGAGAGAGGGAAGAAGCTAGGGTTGAGAGAGCGCAGGAGGAAAGTAGTCAGATTACCAATGGAGATAATCGAATGGAGAAAAATGAGGTGGAGGTGGAAGAGGAGGAGGGGAGGGTGCGACCTCGGGGTGAGAGAAGGAGGTCGTCTAGACCGAATCCGAGGTTCAGTAATCCTCCCAAGCACGTCCAAGGTGAACAAGTGGCTGCTGGATGGCCCTCTTGGCTCTCCGCCGTCGCCGGTGAAGCTATCAATGGATGGACCCCGCGACGTGCTGATACTTTTGAGAAGCTTGACAAG ATTGGGCAGGGTACGTATAGTAATGTGTACAAAGCTAGAGATACTATGACGGGGAAAATTGTTGCACTGAAGAAGGTTCGGTTTGACAATTTGGAACCTGAGAGTGTAAAATTTATGGCTAGGGAAATTTTGATTTTGCGCCGGTTGGACCATCCCAATGTTGTAAAATTGGAAGGATTGGTCACCTCAAGGATGTCTTGTAGTTTGTACCTTGTTTTTGAATACATGGAGCATGATTTGGCTGGACTTGCTGCAAGCCCAAACATCAAATTCACAGAGCCTCAG GTTAAATGTTATATGCATCAGTTGTTATCTGGCCTTGAACACTGCCACAACCGCCATGTGCTACATCGAGATATTAAGGGGTCAAATCTTCTTATTGGCAATGATGGAATCCTTAGAATTGCTGATTTTGGGTTGGCTTCCTTTTTTGATCCTAATCACAAGCAGCCAATGACTAGCAGGGTAGTTACTTTATGGTATCGACCCCCAGAGCTGCTTCTTGGGGCCACTGACTATGGTGTGGGTGTGGACCTCTGGAGTGCTGGCTGCATTCTTGCTGAGCTGTTGGCTGGGAAGCCAATCATGCCTGGTCGCACTGAG GTGGAGCAATTGCACAAGATATTTAAACTATGTGGCTCTCCTTCTGAAGAGTATTGGAAAAAATCAAAATTGCCACATGCGACCATATTTAAGCCCCAACAATCATACAAGCGATGTATATCAGAGACTTTTAAGGACTTCCCTCCATCTTCACTGCCCCTAATTGAGACCCTTCTCGCAATTGACCCAGCTGAACGTCAAACTGCCACTGCTGCACTGAAGAGTGAA TTCTTTACTACCAAGCCTTATGCTTGTGAGCCTTCTACTCTTCCAAAATATCCTCCAAGCAAGGAGATGGATGCTAAACTGCGTGATGAAGAAGCTAGAAG ATTGAGAGCTGCTGGAAAGGCTAATGCTGATGGTGTGAAGAAGTCACGTCCACGTGATCGAGCTGTTAAGGCTTTTCCTGCTCCAGAAGCCAATGCTGAGCTTCAAGCCAATCTTGAT AGGCGGCGATTGATAACACATGCAAATGCTAAGAGCAAAAGTGAGAAAtttcctccacctcatcaagatGGAACACTTGGTTATCCTTTGGGCTCTGCACATCACATTGATCCTATCTTTGATCCCCCTGATGTTCCATTCAGTTCCACAAATTTCTCGTACTCAAAAGCTCCCATCCAGACATGGTCAGGTCCATTGGTGGACCGATCTTTAGTTGGTGCTCCAAGAAGAAAGAAACAGAAAGATAAAAATTCTACTCGAGTAAAAGATAAGGAAGCCATGTAA